In a genomic window of Vairimorpha necatrix chromosome 12, complete sequence:
- a CDS encoding putative SP-containing protein, with protein MNVSFVMLFSLLSKIVFVIATQNKQNARKIMAKSGIKPRADGDTPAEDGDTPAEGGDTPAEDGDTPAEGEDTPAEDGDTPAEDGDTPAEDGDTPAEDGDTPAEDGDTPAEDGDTPAEDGDTPAEDGDAEKPTPAELKLKNLKRNCEFSPYLATAE; from the coding sequence ATGAATGTATCTTTTGTGATGTTATTTAGTTTATTAtctaaaattgtttttgttattGCTACACAAAATAAGCAAAATGCTCGAAAAATAATGGCGAAAAGTGGTATTAAACCTAGAGCAGACGGTGACACTCCTGCTGAAGATGGTGATACTCCTGCTGAGGGCGGAGATACTCCAGCTGAAGATGGCGATACCCCGGCTGAGGGCGAAGATACTCCAGCCGAAGATGGTGATACTCCTGCCGAAGATGGCGATACTCCTGCTGAAGATGGCGATACCCCGGCTGAAGACGGTGATACTCCGGCTGAAGACGGTGATACTCCGGCTGAAGACGGTGATACTCCGGCTGAAGACGGTGATACCCCTGCTGAAGATGGCGATGCTGAGAAACCAACTCCTGCTGAActaaaacttaaaaatctaaaaagaaattgtgAATTTTCTCCTTATCTAGCTACAGctgaataa
- a CDS encoding DNA-directed RNA polymerases I, II, and III subunit RPABC1 has protein sequence MSIEKKRKFWLCRNTLLEMISQRGYTSDQLPLPYPSFISLFPNCDKDVSSINFVCKNNQTLVAIHFIDEDKIGKSAIEKCIDYYKNMNITHLIIVINQKMSATSQNIVHISDLKIEIFKDEELLFNITKHVSVPKHRILSEEETRNVLKEKKMTIGEMPKILKKDPVCRFYGAESGEVIEITRKSRTAGESIYYKVVEDKVLK, from the coding sequence atgtctatagaaaaaaagagaaaattcTGGTTATGTAGAAACACTCTTCTAGAAATGATTTCTCAAAGGGGTTACACTTCTGACCAACTCCCTCTCCCATATCCATCTTTCATTTCCCTTTTCCCAAATTGCGATAAAGACGTCTCTTCTATAAACTTCGTCTGCAAAAATAACCAAACTTTAGTAGCCATTCATTTTATAGACGAAGACAAAATTGGTAAAAGCGCTATCGAGAAATGTATAGATTACTACAAGAACATGAATATAACACATCTTATAATCGTAATAAATCAGAAGATGAGTGCTACAAGTCAGAATATTGTACATATAAGCGATTTAAagatagaaatatttaaagatgaagaattattatttaatattactAAACATGTAAGTGTGCCTAAACATAGAATACTGAGTGAAGAAGAAACTAGAAACGTgttgaaagaaaaaaaaatgactATTGGAGAAATGCCTAAGATATTGAAGAAAGATCCTGTGTGTAGGTTTTATGGAGCTGAGAGTGGAGAAGTTATAGAAATAACTAGGAAGAGTAGAACAGCGGGAGAAagtatatattataaagtGGTAGAAGATAAAgtactaaaataa
- a CDS encoding DnaJ-like protein, which produces MGTRQSKIKSPYDILQVTPFHSLSQIKSSYLTLFRSNKSSDYNVAYQTILDSPPPLHLYSDLTDDIIDKINQFAKTSVPKMNENREMCKSLSKLRVKYFKNDKEKNEFYYHLNRLLKKHKSLNNDVSTSNVCVNTNIISKFCGPLLKCRDCNKDFKSLNTLRDHYNSKKHKEKSKESHIFLVEEIRHEVVVEIKTEKKETETSVPVEKPSSDYKLDHLVFRTCHHCKGEFKTRTELLQHLRSKHNRN; this is translated from the coding sequence ATGGGCACTAGACAGTCAAAGATCAAGTCCCCTTACGATATCCTACAAGTCACACCATTCCATTCTCTCTCCCAAATCAAGTCTTCATATCTTACTCTCTTCAGATCTAACAAGTCCTCTGACTACAATGTAGCCTACCAGACCATACTAGACAGTCCTCCTCCTCTTCATCTCTATTCTGATCTCACTGACGATATTATAGACAAGATCAACCAGTTTGCTAAGACCAGTGTGCCTAAAATGAATGAGAATAGAGAAATGTGTAAGAGTCTAAGTAAATTGAGAGTGAAATATTTCAAGAATGATAAAGAGAAGAATGAATTCTATTATCATCTCAATCGACTACTTAAGAAGCATAAAAGTCTAAATAATGATGTTAGTACTAGTAATGTATGTGTCAATACTAATATTATTAGTAAGTTTTGTGGACCTCTGTTGAAATGTAGAGATTgtaataaagattttaagAGTCTCAATACACTCAGAGATCATTACAATAGTAAGAAGCACAAGGAGAAGAGTAAGGAGTCTCATATATTCCTTGTAGAAGAAATAAGACATGAAGTAGTAGTAGAAATCAAGACAGAGAAGAAGGAGACAGAGACAAGTGTCCCAGTAGAGAAGCCCTCGTCtgattataaattagaCCATTTAGTATTCCGCACATGTCACCATTGTAAGGGGGAATTTAAGACGAGGACAGAACTACTTCAACATTTGAGATCCAAACACAACAGAAACtaa
- a CDS encoding E3 ubiquitin-protein ligase — protein sequence MKSLHLIMSLSVVIPLLSFYQSRSSSFFSLVSLINTSPLLHLLHSVLLCSLIYSLSQSFILFFYKDIRSQEVSIINDNIYLFLTDILLVLTLFNRDINYRNLIFFFLILCFRTIQWINTLRSDNIYSNSLVSLMSFLLAYYFLDKIDLHFLFSFEFVTIFISSIKNLFYIKIQDRDNKSVYKFILEIGYLVCLVIVYCIFFLFLSFKYKIPLNLFRPGINVLEKLVMKVRMFLRYLKICRMIDEISEREEEGECIICQDEKPSKKLRCGHVFHGECVKQWCERQHFCPICKVDLTSDINYEIVDDDITDDIVEDDIVEILEE from the coding sequence ATGAAGAGTCTACATTTGATTATGTCTTTATCTGTTGTTATTCCtcttctttctttttaCCAATCTCgttcttcttctttcttCTCTTTAGTCTCTCTTATTAATACTAGTCCTTTACTCCATCTCCTTCACAGTGTTCTTCTCTGTTCTCTTATTTATTCCCTCTCTCAAtctttcattttatttttttataaagatatCAGATCTCAAGAAGTTTCTATTATTaatgataatatttatctCTTCTTGACTGACATTTTATTAGTCTTGACTTTATTCAATAGAGATATTaattatagaaatttaatcttcttctttttaatcTTGTGTTTCAGGACTATTCAGTGGATTAATACTCTTAGATctgataatatttattctaatTCATTAGTGTCACTAATGAGTTTTTTACTTgcttattatttcttagaTAAGATTGATTTACATTTCTTGTTTAGTTTCGAGTTTGttactatttttatatcaagtattaagaatttgttttatattaagaTACAAGATAGAGATAATAAGTCTGTATATAAGtttatattagaaataggTTATTTAGTATGTCTAGTGATAGTTTATTGtatattctttttgtttttaagttttaaatataagatacctttaaatttgtttagaCCTGGTATTAATGTATTAGAGAAGCTTGTAATGAAAGTGAGGATGTTTTTAAGATATTTGAAGATTTGTAGAATGATAGATGAGATATCAGAGAGAGAAGAAGAAGGGGAGTGTATAATATGTCAAGATGAGAAGCCTAGTAAGAAGTTGAGATGTGGACATGTATTCCATGGGGAGTGTGTTAAGCAGTGGTGTGAGAGACAACATTTCTGTCCGATTTGTAAAGTGGATTTAACTAGTGATATTAATTATGAAATTGTAGATGATGATATTACAGATGATATTGTAGAAGATGATATTGTAGAAATATTAGAAGAATAA
- a CDS encoding DnaJ-like protein has product MFNTLSKLNGHFLDKMYSSFLRVMDLKEARLVLEVSKGDSVHKKYKELMRINHPDTGGSSYITSKINEAYKLLKNSN; this is encoded by the coding sequence ATGTTTAATACTCTGAGTAAACTAAATGGTCATTTTCTAGATAAGATGTATAGTTCATTTCTTAGAGTCATGGACTTAAAAGAAGCCCGCCTTGTCTTGGAAGTTTCTAAAGGAGACTCAGTACacaagaaatataaagaattaatGAGGATAAATCACCCAGACACAGGTGGGTCATCTTACATAACAAGTAAGATCAATGAAGCATACAAACttctaaaaaatagtaACTAG
- a CDS encoding HIT family protein: MSSCVFCSLIGSSSVLYESPHSFVLLDRFPLSSGHLLVIPKVHHPSLHEYEDHEVSDILSVCIKMVKKYKFKKYNILQNTGNYQSVFHVHFHVVPCHETERLKIEWSSKKMTDAEYSEYHQQYQQCQQ, from the coding sequence ATGAGTTCTTGTGTTTTCTGTTCTTTGATTGGTTCTTCTAGTGTCCTCTATGAGTCCCCTCATTCCTTCGTCCTCCTGGATAGATTTCCTCTCTCCAGTGGTCATCTTCTTGTCATCCCCAAAGTGCATCATCCTTCTCTCCATGAGTATGAAGATCATGAAGTCTCTGATATTCTGTCTGTGTGTATTAAGATGGTGAAGAAGTATAAGTTTAAGAAGTATAATATTCTCCAGAATACAGGGAATTATCAGAGTGTCTTCCATGTGCATTTTCATGTAGTCCCGTGTCATGAGACAGAGAGGCTTAAGATTGAGTGGAGTAGTAAGAAGATGACAGATGCAGAATATTCTGAGTACCATCAACAATATCAACAATGtcaacaataa
- a CDS encoding DNA-directed RNA polymerases I and III subunit RPAC2 gives MSFLIVNDLSLSVSDQDHTLINPLKHMISAYSPDLDFCGYTIAHPSEKRVNIVVQYKEEEKQTVENVIKKIEEGIDNLQGVIQTIYNKL, from the coding sequence ATGTCCTTCTTAATTGTTAATGACTTGTCTCTTTCTGTCTCTGATCAAGATCATACACTTATAAATCCCCTGAAGCACATGATCTCCGCCTACAGCCCAGACTTGGACTTCTGTGGCTACACGATAGCCCACCCCAGTGAGAAGAGAGTGAACATAGTAGTCCAgtataaagaagaagagAAGCAGACAGTAGAGAATgtaataaagaagatagAAGAAGGAATAGATAATTTACAAGGAGTCATACAGACCATATACAATAAActctaa
- a CDS encoding ribosomal protein eS8: MAATKVGSTKVVEKRARGGNKKYKALRLNEGEFLYKSGNIINSSKIIEVMYHPTNNDYVRTNTITKSSVVKISSEGIKIQDEEDLKEMYEKGYLYAVINSRPGQVGKAEGEILQGSKLEFYTNLFKKNKV; this comes from the coding sequence ATGGCTGCCACTAAAGTCGGCTCTACTAAAGTAGTAGAGAAAAGGGCCAGAGGCGGGAATAAGAAGTATAAAGCTCTCAGACTCAATGAAGGGGagtttctttataaatctgggaatattataaattcttcTAAGATTATTGAAGTTATGTATCATCCTACTAATAATGATTATGTAAGGACTAATACTATTACTAAGAGCAGTGTGGTGAAGATAAGTAGTGAAGGAATAAAGATCCAAGATGAAGAAGATCTTAAAGAAATGTATGAGAAAGGGTATCTCTATGCAGTAATAAATAGTAGGCCGGGACAAGTAGGGAAAGCAGAAGGGGAGATATTACAAGGGAGTAAGTTAGAGTTTTAcactaatttatttaagaaGAATAAAGTTTaa
- a CDS encoding WD40 repeat domain-containing protein: protein MKVLYTDLFIIKLTDSKLQFLNSSSLKESHVIRSPTVTCFSLLNPSTLLFGNQNGSLIKLCLNSFSQHILHSSKNVLSSLFVLDNFIYCGYTDGTIIKFKYSSNLSIFKSFSHTLPILNLISNGEQILISDMSGKVTSYPSKIVYDLINPIFVYKYYIFISEKNFLYCLTHNSLSSYLQTNTKILKYQFTNNGGVLFIMLYDSIIVYDFNNKREIRSIEKSYIDFLYDEKNNWIVGFYEKSKEKIENVLMDEYEEMENVVFEENKIQNRIVKITEDEEYNFNDENYYDEYDDEYYEDELEEVKKPKKKINSDRNLNINNKSDKNSTEKNLKNLFNNNNTDNNKYDKTKNNIYDINKSDKNNHKLLYRKTLLSDESEEYTDSIPYISIFPISNPPDTLFFYSNVGYLLSISAPDYNKIELRFHDRSLQNIEFNDFNNCHMGKFLNSTILIYNNKSIFFHGTFKWSKPISGDIIVDITDKLVIIYDKFIRIYNYKGDEIFNFYISDVSYICSDNNEYLFIFSNNLHIIKYTGIFDIVDKEVVYLPGRVQWATFYEDVVYYKIDEDIFILYKKLSYNILQGVKYPLTVTGGRLVCLEEKKKILPVPNIEYKRFQSVTRNLLLEDSISDETTLFDNPQ, encoded by the coding sequence ATGAAAGTCTTATACACTGAtctttttatcataaaacTCACTGATTCCAAACTCCAATTCTTAAACTCTTCTTCTCTTAAAGAGTCCCATGTCATCAGATCTCCAACTGTCACTTGTTTCTCCCTTTTAAATCCTTCTACTTTACTCTTCGGTAATCAAAATGGTTCCCTTATAAAACTCTGtctaaattctttttcTCAACATATCTTACATTCTTCTAAAAATGTTCTCTCTTCTCTTTTCGTCCTcgataattttatttattgcgGGTACACTGACGGCAcaatcataaaatttaaatattcttctaatttatcaattttcaAATCTTTTTCTCATACTCTACCTATTCTCAATCTTATTAGTAACGGCGAgcaaatattaataagcGACATGTCTGGTAAAGTAACAAGTTACCCGTCAAAAATAGTTTATGATCTTATTAACCCGATTTTcgtatataaatattacattttCATCTCagaaaagaattttttatattgtttaacACATAATTCGTTAAGTTCGTatttacaaacaaatactaaaatattaaagtaTCAGTTTACTAATAATGGTGGTGTATTGTTTATAATGTTGTATGATAGTATAATTgtttatgattttaataataaacgAGAGATACGTAGTATAGAAAAAAgttatattgattttttatatgatgaaaaaaataattggaTAGTTGggttttatgaaaaaagtaAAGAGAAAATAGAGAATGTTTTAATGGATGAGTATGAAGAAATGGAGAATGTagtttttgaagaaaataaaatacaaaatagaATAGTTAAAATTACAGAAGATGAggaatataattttaatgatgAAAATTACTACGACGAATATGATGATGAATACTACGAGGATGAATTAGAAGAGGTGAAGAAGcctaaaaagaaaattaactCCGATAGAAatctaaatattaataataagtctgataaaaatagtacagaaaaaaatttaaaaaatttatttaacaataataatacagataataataaatacgataaaactaaaaataatatctacGATATTAATAAGtcagataaaaataatcacAAACTTTTATACAGAAAAACACTCTTAAGTGACGAATCAGAAGAATACACTGACTCAATTCCttatatttcaattttcCCCATTTCTAATCCCCCAGACACCCTTTTTTTCTATTCTAACGTAGGTTATCTCCTATCAATCTCTGCTCCCGATTACAACAAAATCGAGTTGCGATTTCACGACAGATCTCTTCAAAATATAGAATTCaatgattttaataattgcCACATGGGCAAATTCCTCAATTCTACCATcttaatttacaataataaatccATATTTTTCCATGGCACTTTTAAGTGGTCAAAACCAATATCAGGAGATATTATTGTAGATATAACAGATAAGTTAGTTATAATTTATGATAAGtttataagaatttataattataaaggTGACgagatatttaatttttatattagtgATGTTTCTTATATATGTTCAGATAataatgaatatttatttatattttctaataatttacatattatcaaatataCTGGTATATTTGATATAGTAGATAAAGAAGTGGTATATTTACCGGGTAGAGTCCAATGGGCGACTTTTTATGAAGATGTAGTGTATTATAAGATTGATGaagatatatttatattatataagaaattaagttataatattttacaaggGGTTAAATATCCCTTGACTGTTACTGGTGGTAGATTGGTATGTTTAGAagagaagaagaagattCTCCCTGTTCCCAATATTGAGTATAAAAGATTCCAGAGTGTGACAAggaatttattattagaaGATAGTATATCAGATGAGACAACATTATTTGATAATCCCCAATAA